The Pseudomonas sp. G2-4 genome window below encodes:
- a CDS encoding transketolase, with protein sequence MHAISQSAVWIKEPSAEAGVVIVTSAALPKYMIDKLHVTIDDWDQVAYLAVQQSEVLMADWLRVGSSPEPSAGGDACYASQLLRSVPHDSFLLEVGTVPGLTWLGSVCGHPLRVVELGTIASSTAAMDRQVEEVLSATRSLAKSVLQARGVI encoded by the coding sequence ATGCATGCGATATCGCAATCCGCAGTCTGGATCAAGGAACCTTCGGCGGAAGCCGGAGTGGTCATCGTGACCAGCGCCGCGTTGCCCAAATACATGATCGACAAGCTGCACGTGACGATAGATGACTGGGACCAGGTGGCTTATCTGGCCGTCCAGCAATCCGAGGTGTTGATGGCCGACTGGTTGCGGGTCGGGTCCAGCCCGGAGCCGTCTGCCGGGGGCGACGCGTGTTATGCCAGCCAACTGTTGCGCTCCGTCCCCCACGACAGCTTTTTACTGGAAGTCGGCACGGTGCCTGGCCTGACTTGGCTGGGGTCCGTCTGCGGCCACCCGCTGCGCGTTGTCGAACTCGGAACCATAGCCTCATCCACTGCGGCGATGGATCGACAGGTGGAAGAGGTGCTATCGGCGACCCGGAGCCTGGCGAAAAGCGTGCTGCAGGCGCGTGGCGTCATTTAA
- a CDS encoding HigA family addiction module antitoxin translates to MFKNGMRPVHPGETLKEEYLEPLGLTAAALARALHVSAPTVNDIVLMRRSISADVALRLAAALETSAQFWLNLQTAYDLRTAEIAKGEQIHREVEKVPHCA, encoded by the coding sequence ATGTTTAAGAATGGCATGAGGCCCGTACACCCTGGAGAAACTCTCAAAGAAGAGTATCTGGAACCGCTTGGCCTTACCGCGGCTGCGCTTGCGAGGGCTTTGCACGTTTCTGCCCCCACCGTAAATGACATTGTCTTGATGCGCCGTAGCATCAGCGCGGATGTTGCTTTGCGCCTGGCCGCCGCATTGGAAACGTCAGCGCAGTTTTGGCTGAATCTGCAGACTGCATATGATTTACGTACAGCTGAAATTGCAAAAGGGGAACAGATTCACAGGGAAGTGGAGAAAGTCCCTCACTGCGCGTAA
- a CDS encoding RDD family protein, which yields MEISNNTQNEYRKPNNLAGLGRRWGGQIIDSLITIFLFGLVGRSAEFVGLPSSVVGFLALGVAAAYYLFSDSMPNGQSVGKKLLGMSVIDERSFLSCNVYQSFMRNITTPFLNVFDWIFIFFGSRKRLGDMLASTIVIRSK from the coding sequence ATGGAGATCAGCAACAATACTCAGAATGAGTATCGTAAGCCCAATAATCTGGCAGGCCTGGGGCGTCGTTGGGGAGGACAGATCATTGACTCTCTCATTACTATTTTTCTATTCGGCCTCGTAGGACGCTCAGCCGAGTTTGTCGGTCTTCCGTCAAGCGTGGTTGGTTTCCTGGCTTTAGGTGTAGCGGCGGCGTATTACCTGTTTTCTGATTCAATGCCGAACGGCCAAAGTGTGGGGAAAAAGCTGCTAGGAATGTCTGTGATTGATGAACGCAGTTTTCTGAGCTGCAACGTTTATCAGTCTTTTATGCGCAACATCACTACTCCGTTCCTGAATGTATTTGATTGGATATTTATTTTCTTTGGCTCACGAAAGCGGCTTGGTGACATGCTCGCATCTACAATTGTGATCCGATCCAAGTAA
- a CDS encoding 1-aminocyclopropane-1-carboxylate deaminase, whose amino-acid sequence MNLNRFKRYPLTFGPSPITPLKRLSEHLGGKVELYAKREDCNSGLAFGGNKTRKLEYLIPEALEQGCDTLVSIGGIQSNQTRQVAAVAAHLGMKCVLVQENWVNYSDAVYDRVGNIEMSRIMGADVRLDAAGFDIGIRPSWEKAMNDVVESGGKPFPIPAGCSEHPYGGLGFVGFAEEVREQEKQLGFKFDYIVVCSVTGSTQAGMVVGFAADGRSKNVIGIDASAKPEKTKAQILRIARHTAELVELGREITEEDVVLDTRFAYPEYGLPNDGTLEAIRLCGSLEGVLTDPVYEGKSMHGMIEMVRRGEFPEGSKVLYAHLGGVPALNAYSFLFRNG is encoded by the coding sequence ATGAACCTGAATCGTTTTAAACGTTATCCGTTGACCTTCGGTCCTTCTCCCATCACGCCCTTGAAGCGTCTTAGTGAACATCTGGGGGGCAAGGTCGAGCTGTATGCCAAACGTGAAGACTGCAACAGTGGCCTGGCCTTCGGCGGCAACAAGACACGTAAGCTCGAATACCTGATTCCCGAAGCGCTCGAGCAAGGCTGCGACACCCTGGTTTCCATCGGTGGCATCCAGTCGAACCAGACCCGCCAGGTGGCCGCCGTGGCCGCTCACCTGGGCATGAAGTGTGTGCTGGTGCAGGAAAACTGGGTGAATTACTCCGATGCCGTGTATGACCGGGTCGGCAACATCGAGATGTCTCGCATCATGGGGGCGGACGTACGACTGGACGCTGCCGGGTTCGACATCGGTATTCGGCCCAGCTGGGAGAAGGCCATGAACGACGTGGTTGAGAGCGGTGGCAAGCCGTTCCCGATCCCGGCGGGTTGTTCCGAGCATCCCTATGGCGGCCTCGGGTTCGTCGGCTTTGCCGAGGAAGTGCGCGAGCAGGAAAAACAACTGGGGTTCAAGTTCGACTACATCGTGGTCTGTTCCGTGACTGGCAGTACCCAGGCTGGCATGGTCGTCGGTTTCGCCGCGGACGGCCGTTCGAAGAATGTGATCGGCATTGATGCCTCGGCCAAGCCCGAGAAAACCAAGGCTCAGATCCTGCGTATCGCCCGGCATACCGCAGAGCTGGTGGAATTGGGTCGTGAAATTACCGAAGAGGACGTGGTGCTCGACACCCGGTTTGCCTATCCGGAATACGGTTTGCCTAACGACGGTACGCTGGAAGCCATTCGCCTGTGCGGGAGCCTGGAAGGTGTGCTGACCGATCCGGTGTACGAGGGAAAATCCATGCACGGGATGATTGAAATGGTCCGCCGTGGCGAGTTTCCCGAAGGCTCGAAAGTGCTTTACGCGCACTTGGGCGGGGTGCCTGCGCTGAATGCCTACAGCTTCCTGTTCCGCAACGGCTGA
- a CDS encoding TonB-dependent siderophore receptor codes for MSASPVPQRHLLNRALHGAIFGVIVSSYALPSLAQSSSVDQTHQVHPWNIPAGPLAPALDRLAREAGISLSFDASSVANRNTRGVSGTLDTSEALSALLQGSDIAIQQQGPNAYLLTPQTRADGELEDYRLAPILVNAKARVDGTEDPNSVVAQELWVGGKVATSILNTPASVSVVTDKEMKQRSVSTTEELLQYTPGVITDYYGTDDRNDYFQIRGFQATTYRDGLTLGSMRGVREEPFAYERVEVIRGANSTLFGPADPGGSVNFVSKKPRFDKFGQGYVTYGSFDHVETGIDVGDSLNEDKTVAGRFTAKMQDSDREYDHSRDDNKFLMGGLTWSPTDFTSASVIVDYLKTQSSPNSGGYPLDREYDRDKFYGEPSYNFHDVERTNISGTFSHDFDNGFVLRSNLRYSELTDDFGYVFLSDSPTRTGTTIPRYIFGTDSEAEQLNGNLMLQYDARFENIDSSTLVGVEYGDSSTEERSVYATTGSIDLANPVFTGVPSGVAPYSNNKLDTKTKAVFLQQNLSFYERFIVTAGVRNDSLDLSSTDINNVKESDDFSETSYRGALTYIVNDEVSTYVSMVESVSPPTVGVVPKTGTQYEVGVKYAPIGMDALFSAAVYDLTQENVSIAVVLPSGVIEQQTVGESRVRGLDLEAKAELTPNLSLVGGYSYMESEVLRGTLYDGSSLKGNEFATAPKHSASLWSYYNIPDTDVSVGLGARYVGSYYFDAANTGTSDGTTLFDAAFNYKLFKGTDLAVNVSNLLDEQHVVGSGTANYYNPGREITAKLSYNW; via the coding sequence ATGAGTGCGTCCCCGGTTCCACAGCGTCATCTACTGAATCGTGCCCTACACGGTGCGATCTTTGGCGTCATCGTCAGCAGCTACGCGCTACCGTCCCTGGCGCAATCCTCGAGCGTTGATCAGACCCACCAGGTTCACCCGTGGAACATTCCTGCCGGCCCGCTGGCACCGGCCCTTGACCGCTTGGCGCGCGAGGCGGGTATCAGTCTTTCCTTCGACGCTTCAAGCGTAGCGAACCGCAATACCCGGGGCGTGAGCGGCACACTCGATACGTCCGAAGCGCTGTCAGCGTTGTTGCAGGGGAGCGACATCGCGATACAGCAACAGGGCCCGAACGCTTACTTGCTGACACCGCAAACCAGGGCGGACGGCGAACTCGAGGACTATCGCCTCGCGCCCATCCTCGTCAACGCCAAGGCCAGGGTCGACGGCACCGAAGACCCCAACTCGGTGGTGGCCCAGGAACTCTGGGTCGGCGGCAAGGTGGCCACCAGCATCCTCAACACGCCCGCCTCGGTATCCGTGGTAACCGACAAGGAAATGAAGCAACGCAGCGTGAGCACGACCGAAGAGCTGCTGCAATACACGCCGGGGGTCATTACCGACTATTACGGCACGGACGACCGCAACGATTACTTCCAGATCCGCGGCTTCCAGGCCACGACCTATCGGGACGGCCTGACCCTGGGTTCGATGCGCGGCGTGCGCGAGGAGCCTTTCGCCTATGAGCGCGTGGAGGTGATACGCGGCGCCAACTCGACGCTGTTCGGCCCGGCTGACCCAGGCGGCTCGGTGAACTTTGTCAGCAAGAAGCCACGCTTCGACAAGTTCGGCCAGGGCTACGTCACCTACGGTTCTTTCGACCATGTCGAAACTGGGATCGACGTCGGGGACTCGCTGAACGAAGACAAAACCGTGGCCGGTCGCTTCACGGCAAAGATGCAAGACAGTGATCGCGAGTACGACCATTCACGGGACGACAACAAGTTCCTGATGGGCGGTCTAACCTGGTCACCCACGGACTTCACCTCGGCCTCGGTGATCGTGGACTACCTGAAAACCCAAAGCTCGCCCAACAGCGGCGGTTACCCGCTGGACAGGGAATACGACCGTGACAAGTTCTACGGCGAGCCCAGCTACAACTTCCACGATGTCGAGCGCACCAACATCAGCGGCACCTTCAGCCATGATTTCGACAATGGCTTCGTATTGCGCAGCAACCTGCGCTACAGCGAACTGACCGATGATTTCGGCTATGTGTTCCTCAGCGACTCCCCTACCCGCACCGGCACCACGATCCCGCGTTACATCTTTGGCACTGACAGCGAAGCCGAGCAACTGAACGGCAACTTGATGCTGCAATACGACGCCCGCTTCGAAAACATCGACAGCAGTACGTTGGTGGGCGTGGAGTATGGTGATTCTTCGACTGAGGAACGCTCCGTATACGCCACGACAGGCTCCATCGACCTGGCCAACCCCGTATTCACGGGTGTGCCCAGCGGAGTAGCGCCCTACAGCAACAATAAGCTCGACACGAAAACCAAGGCCGTGTTCCTGCAGCAGAACTTGTCCTTCTATGAGCGCTTTATCGTCACCGCCGGTGTGCGCAACGACTCGTTGGATCTGTCCAGTACCGACATCAACAACGTAAAAGAGTCGGATGATTTCTCGGAAACCTCCTATCGCGGCGCGCTGACCTATATCGTCAACGACGAAGTGTCCACCTACGTCAGCATGGTCGAGTCGGTCTCACCGCCAACGGTGGGTGTAGTGCCAAAGACGGGTACGCAATACGAAGTGGGGGTGAAATATGCGCCCATCGGTATGGACGCGCTGTTCTCGGCGGCCGTCTACGACCTGACCCAGGAAAACGTCAGCATCGCCGTCGTCCTGCCCAGCGGTGTCATCGAGCAGCAAACCGTCGGCGAGTCACGTGTGCGCGGCCTGGACCTGGAAGCCAAGGCTGAGCTGACCCCGAACCTGAGCCTGGTGGGTGGCTACTCTTATATGGAGTCCGAAGTGTTGCGCGGTACTTTGTACGACGGCAGCTCACTCAAAGGGAATGAGTTCGCCACGGCCCCCAAACACTCCGCGTCGCTGTGGAGCTACTACAACATACCCGACACCGATGTCAGCGTTGGCCTGGGCGCGCGTTATGTGGGTTCCTATTACTTCGATGCGGCCAACACCGGCACCAGCGATGGCACGACGCTCTTCGATGCGGCCTTCAACTACAAACTCTTCAAAGGCACTGACCTGGCGGTTAACGTCAGTAATCTGCTGGATGAGCAACATGTGGTTGGTTCGGGGACTGCGAACTACTACAACCCGGGCCGCGAGATTACCGCGAAGCTGAGTTACAACTGGTAA
- a CDS encoding FecR domain-containing protein, with protein MPNSEAQVLDPAVVDQAIHWLVRLRFNPADEQTQKTFEHWLQQRPEHFLAWQRVETLGDDFAGVPADLARQTLKGARSGMHRRQSLKLLGALATLGGATWLGRDYTPLPAMLAQQHSRTGEQRRFQLDDGSLIQLNSDSAVDSYFNEQRRLIILRRGEIIVNTGADAGSTQPRPFWVKTRDGIIRTQNARFLAYERDDGTLIAVQRGAVSVFPGSSQTLADNNTVQAGNQRLFTSKGVREFKDNGLDVWSWSDGVISARHMRLGDFIGALSRYRPGLLRCTEEVSNLRVSGTFQLADTDQALALVAQSLHLQIDYRTQYWVTLSAAS; from the coding sequence ATGCCGAACAGTGAAGCGCAGGTGCTGGACCCGGCCGTGGTCGACCAGGCGATCCACTGGCTGGTGCGCCTGCGCTTCAATCCCGCCGATGAGCAAACACAGAAGACTTTCGAGCACTGGCTGCAGCAGCGTCCGGAGCATTTTTTAGCGTGGCAGCGGGTAGAAACGCTTGGCGATGACTTCGCGGGCGTTCCAGCTGATTTGGCCCGGCAAACCCTCAAGGGCGCCCGCTCAGGCATGCATCGGCGCCAAAGCCTGAAGCTACTGGGTGCGTTGGCCACGTTGGGTGGCGCGACCTGGCTGGGCCGCGACTACACACCGCTGCCGGCCATGCTTGCCCAGCAGCACAGCAGGACCGGCGAGCAGAGACGCTTCCAACTCGATGATGGCAGCCTTATCCAGCTCAACAGCGACAGTGCGGTCGACAGCTATTTCAACGAACAGCGGCGCTTGATCATTCTGCGGCGCGGCGAAATCATCGTGAATACCGGCGCCGATGCGGGCTCGACTCAACCGCGTCCTTTCTGGGTAAAAACCCGCGACGGAATCATACGCACCCAGAATGCCCGGTTCCTGGCGTACGAGCGTGACGACGGGACCCTCATCGCGGTGCAGCGCGGCGCCGTCAGCGTATTTCCTGGATCCAGTCAAACCCTTGCGGATAACAACACCGTCCAGGCCGGCAATCAGCGGCTGTTCACCTCAAAGGGCGTTCGTGAATTCAAGGATAACGGCCTGGATGTATGGAGCTGGAGTGACGGGGTGATCAGCGCACGCCATATGCGCCTCGGTGATTTTATTGGGGCCTTGTCGCGCTATCGCCCCGGCCTGTTGCGATGCACCGAAGAGGTCTCGAACCTACGGGTTTCCGGCACCTTTCAGCTCGCCGACACCGATCAGGCCCTGGCATTGGTTGCGCAGTCGCTGCACCTACAGATTGATTATCGAACCCAATATTGGGTGACGTTGAGCGCCGCCAGCTAA
- a CDS encoding Lrp/AsnC family transcriptional regulator, translating into MNATNNHKKPSTSASMPQPLDRTDRAILKTLQRDASISNVALAEKVKLSAPACLRRVERLKQAGLIKDIVALLDNEALDAGMVVLIGVVLDRSTPESFAAFEAAAQKVSGCMECHVVTGEFDYFMLIRTKDSNSFNRLHAEQLLYLPGVRQIRSFMGLRQVLSTTHIPL; encoded by the coding sequence ATGAACGCAACAAACAACCACAAGAAACCCAGTACCTCAGCCTCAATGCCGCAGCCGCTGGATCGAACCGACCGTGCCATTCTCAAGACCCTGCAACGAGATGCCTCCATCTCCAACGTGGCGCTTGCAGAGAAGGTGAAATTGAGCGCACCGGCGTGCCTGAGACGCGTTGAACGGCTCAAGCAGGCCGGTCTGATCAAGGACATCGTCGCACTGCTGGACAATGAAGCCCTGGATGCGGGGATGGTGGTGTTGATCGGCGTGGTGCTGGACCGCTCCACACCGGAATCCTTCGCCGCATTCGAGGCGGCCGCACAAAAAGTCTCCGGCTGCATGGAATGCCATGTGGTGACGGGGGAATTCGACTACTTCATGTTGATACGCACCAAGGACAGCAACAGCTTCAACCGGCTCCACGCGGAGCAACTGCTTTACCTGCCCGGGGTTCGCCAGATTCGCTCGTTCATGGGCTTGCGCCAGGTCTTGTCGACCACCCACATTCCCCTTTGA
- the mdeB gene encoding alpha-ketoglutarate dehydrogenase gives MNQSDLHAQWPAQAVEDEEMAEWREALLSVAAHGGTGRAKQILDMLLAVASTSGIDWRPSHGTPYINTISVEQQPVFPGDLAMEERLASIMRWNALAMVARANHAYGELGGHIASYASAADLFEVGFNHFFKARTPTGGGDLVFYQPHSAPGVYARAFLEGRLEEQDLQHYRQEIGARANGARGLSSYPHPWLMPDFWQFPTGSMGIGPISSIYQARFMRYLEHRGLQNTSGRTVWGVFGDGEMDEPESMSALTLAAREGLDNLVWVVNCNLQRLDGPVRGNGRIIDELEALFGGAGWNVIKLVWGSDWDRLFAQDKDGTLVRALSATVDGQFQTFAAKDGRFNREHFFGQDEALAHLAQGLTDEQIDRLKRGGHDLVKIFAAYQSAMLEGKKPTVILAQTKKGFGMGDAGQGKMTVHQQKKLDSEALIAFRNRFNLPLTDEQATSLSFFKPSDDSAEMRYLHARRRALGGYLPARSSACESLAVPDLDRYAGFAIAAEGKEMSTTMAFVRMLSGLLRDKQLGPRIVPIVADEARTFGMASLFKQIGIYSSVGQRYEPEDIGSILSYREALDGQILEEGISEAGAISSWVAAATSYSVHGLPMLPFYIYYSMFGFQRIGDLIWAAADQRARGFLLGATAGRTTLGGEGLQHQDGNSHLMAAMVPNCRAYDPAFAGEFAVILDHGMRQMLERQVDEFYYVTLMNENYPQPNLPEGVEQAVIKGMYLFARHEVEDARGRVQLLGSGAILREVIAAAELLASDWGIDSQVWSVTSFTELAREAREVERWNRLHPGQPAKCSHVQECLHDSAPIIACTDYVRALPQLIASYLNGHYTVLGTDGFGRSDTRNQLRRFFEVDRHQIVLSALTSLVHEGRLDASVCAEAIERYAIDVDAVAPWDA, from the coding sequence ATGAACCAGTCCGATCTCCATGCCCAATGGCCGGCCCAGGCTGTCGAGGATGAAGAAATGGCCGAGTGGCGCGAGGCTTTGCTCTCGGTCGCAGCCCATGGCGGCACGGGCCGAGCCAAACAGATCCTCGACATGCTGCTGGCCGTGGCTAGCACTTCGGGCATCGATTGGCGGCCCAGCCATGGCACCCCCTACATCAATACCATCAGCGTTGAGCAGCAACCGGTGTTTCCCGGGGATCTGGCCATGGAGGAGCGTCTGGCATCGATCATGCGCTGGAATGCCCTGGCGATGGTTGCCCGGGCCAATCACGCCTACGGCGAATTGGGTGGACACATCGCCAGTTATGCCAGCGCCGCGGACCTGTTTGAAGTGGGCTTCAACCACTTCTTCAAGGCGCGCACCCCAACCGGCGGCGGTGACCTGGTGTTCTACCAACCGCACTCGGCGCCAGGCGTCTATGCCCGGGCGTTCCTCGAGGGACGCCTGGAAGAACAGGATCTGCAGCACTATCGGCAGGAGATCGGCGCGCGTGCCAATGGCGCCCGGGGTTTATCGAGTTATCCGCATCCCTGGTTGATGCCGGACTTCTGGCAGTTCCCGACGGGCTCCATGGGGATCGGTCCGATCAGCTCGATCTACCAGGCGCGTTTCATGCGCTACCTGGAGCACCGCGGCCTGCAAAACACCTCGGGGCGAACCGTCTGGGGGGTGTTTGGCGACGGTGAAATGGATGAGCCGGAAAGCATGTCGGCGTTGACCCTGGCGGCGCGCGAAGGGCTGGATAACCTGGTCTGGGTGGTCAACTGCAACCTGCAGCGGCTGGACGGCCCGGTGCGTGGCAACGGTCGCATCATCGACGAACTTGAGGCGTTGTTTGGCGGTGCGGGCTGGAACGTGATCAAGCTGGTCTGGGGTTCCGACTGGGACAGGTTGTTTGCCCAGGATAAGGATGGCACGTTGGTCCGGGCCTTGTCGGCCACGGTCGATGGCCAGTTCCAGACGTTCGCGGCCAAGGATGGGCGCTTCAACCGTGAGCATTTCTTCGGCCAGGACGAAGCCCTGGCGCATTTGGCCCAAGGCCTGACCGACGAGCAGATCGACCGCCTCAAACGCGGGGGGCATGACCTGGTGAAGATCTTTGCCGCGTATCAAAGCGCAATGCTCGAGGGCAAGAAACCTACGGTGATCCTGGCCCAGACCAAGAAGGGCTTCGGTATGGGCGACGCCGGGCAGGGCAAGATGACCGTGCACCAGCAGAAGAAACTCGACAGTGAGGCGTTGATCGCGTTCCGCAACCGTTTCAACCTGCCATTGACCGATGAACAGGCCACCTCGCTGAGCTTCTTCAAACCGAGCGACGACAGCGCGGAAATGCGCTACCTGCATGCACGCCGCCGGGCATTGGGCGGCTACCTGCCTGCGCGCTCTTCGGCCTGCGAGTCATTGGCCGTGCCCGATCTAGACCGCTACGCCGGATTTGCCATCGCCGCCGAAGGCAAGGAAATGTCCACCACCATGGCCTTCGTGCGGATGCTCAGCGGTTTGCTCCGGGACAAGCAACTGGGGCCGCGCATCGTGCCGATCGTGGCGGATGAAGCGCGTACGTTCGGCATGGCCAGCCTGTTCAAGCAGATCGGCATCTACTCCAGCGTGGGCCAGCGTTATGAGCCAGAGGACATTGGTTCGATCCTCAGTTATCGAGAAGCCCTGGACGGGCAGATTCTCGAAGAGGGCATCAGCGAAGCCGGCGCCATCAGTTCCTGGGTCGCCGCCGCGACCAGCTACTCGGTGCATGGCCTGCCAATGCTGCCGTTCTACATCTATTACTCGATGTTCGGCTTCCAGCGCATCGGTGACTTGATCTGGGCCGCGGCGGATCAGCGGGCCCGCGGTTTTCTGCTCGGTGCCACCGCAGGCCGCACGACATTGGGTGGCGAAGGTCTGCAGCATCAGGACGGCAACAGTCATCTGATGGCGGCGATGGTCCCCAATTGTCGGGCTTACGATCCGGCATTCGCCGGCGAGTTCGCGGTGATCCTGGATCACGGCATGCGCCAGATGCTGGAGCGTCAGGTGGACGAGTTTTATTACGTCACCTTGATGAACGAGAACTACCCGCAGCCCAACCTTCCTGAAGGTGTAGAACAGGCCGTTATCAAGGGCATGTATCTGTTTGCCCGGCATGAAGTCGAGGATGCGCGTGGACGTGTTCAGTTGTTGGGTTCCGGGGCCATCCTGCGCGAAGTGATTGCCGCCGCCGAATTGCTGGCGAGCGATTGGGGCATCGACAGTCAGGTCTGGAGCGTCACCAGCTTCACCGAGCTGGCCCGGGAGGCACGGGAAGTGGAGCGCTGGAATCGCCTGCATCCCGGACAACCTGCCAAATGCAGTCATGTTCAAGAATGCCTCCACGACTCGGCGCCCATCATTGCCTGTACCGACTACGTGCGCGCCTTGCCCCAGTTGATCGCCAGTTATCTCAATGGCCATTACACCGTGCTCGGCACCGACGGATTTGGCCGCAGCGATACCCGCAACCAACTGCGCAGGTTCTTCGAAGTGGACCGCCACCAGATCGTCCTGAGTGCACTGACCTCGCTGGTGCATGAGGGGCGTCTGGACGCCAGCGTCTGTGCCGAGGCCATTGAACGCTACGCCATTGATGTTGACGCGGTGGCCCCTTGGGACGCTTGA
- a CDS encoding sigma-70 family RNA polymerase sigma factor, whose protein sequence is MRSNDTLGNADLALLYRSHHSWLHSWLSRRIGCHESAADLAQDTFVRLLKSRQLSPLREPRAYLSSIARGLMIDRYRRRELERAYFESLALLPPQAAPSEEERLLILDSLERIDRLLDLLKPRVRQAFLLAQLDGLTCQQIAEKLCVSRSTVERDLAKALQHCYRLRYAEQ, encoded by the coding sequence ATGCGCAGCAACGACACTCTGGGCAATGCCGATCTCGCGCTGCTCTATCGCAGTCACCATTCCTGGTTGCACAGCTGGCTGAGCCGGCGCATCGGATGTCACGAGAGCGCAGCGGATTTGGCGCAGGACACCTTTGTCCGCCTGCTCAAGTCCCGGCAATTAAGCCCTTTGCGCGAACCCCGGGCTTATCTGAGCAGCATCGCCCGTGGATTGATGATTGATCGGTATCGCCGTCGCGAACTCGAACGCGCCTACTTCGAGAGCCTCGCGCTGCTCCCTCCGCAAGCGGCACCCTCGGAAGAAGAACGGTTGCTGATCCTTGATAGCCTTGAGCGCATAGACCGCCTGCTCGACCTGCTTAAACCGAGAGTTCGCCAGGCTTTTCTACTCGCCCAGCTCGACGGCCTGACCTGCCAGCAAATAGCCGAAAAACTGTGCGTTTCCCGCTCCACGGTTGAACGCGACCTGGCCAAGGCCCTGCAACACTGCTATCGCTTGCGTTATGCCGAACAGTGA
- a CDS encoding type II toxin-antitoxin system RelE/ParE family toxin — protein sequence MIRSFRCADTQALFETGKTRRWAAILSVAERKLGMLDAAVDLNDLRSPPGNRLEQLYGDREGQHSIRVNGQYRICFVWGANGPENVEIVDYH from the coding sequence ATGATCAGAAGCTTCAGATGCGCCGACACCCAAGCTCTTTTTGAAACCGGCAAAACCCGGCGCTGGGCAGCCATCCTTTCAGTGGCAGAACGAAAGCTGGGCATGCTCGATGCTGCGGTCGACCTCAACGACCTGCGCTCCCCACCCGGAAACAGGTTGGAGCAGCTATATGGCGACAGGGAAGGCCAACACAGCATCCGGGTTAACGGTCAGTACCGGATCTGTTTTGTCTGGGGCGCCAACGGCCCCGAAAATGTAGAAATCGTAGATTATCACTGA